Proteins from a single region of Hordeum vulgare subsp. vulgare chromosome 6H, MorexV3_pseudomolecules_assembly, whole genome shotgun sequence:
- the LOC123404235 gene encoding guanine nucleotide-binding protein subunit gamma 2-like produces the protein MRGEANGGDRRLRDEDGEEEEPPQRQEEEERAAKPSSGQQQQPAAAGAATTTTTRSVGYVGKHRLSAAIQRLDQELQSLQDELNELETMEPASAACREVITSTEGKPDPLLPITSSPENSSWDRWFQRVRSSRSNKWWQSKGSDFA, from the exons ATGAGGGGGGAGGCCAACGGAGGGGACCGGCGGCTGCGGGACGAggatggggaggaggaggaaccGCCGCagcggcaggaggaggaggagagggcggcGAAGCCGTCTtctgggcagcagcagcagcccgctgccgcgggggcggcgacgaccacgacgacgaggaGCGTGGGGTACGTGGGGAAGCACCGCCTCTCCGCCGCCATCCAGCGCCTCGACCAGGAGCTCCAGTCACTCCAG GATGAATTGAATGAGCTTGAAACCATGGAACCTGCATCTGCGGCATGCCGAGA GGTGATCACTAGTACTGAAGGAAAGCCTGACCCGCTTCTTCCAAT CACAAGTAGCCCGGAGAACTCTTCATGGGACAGGTGGTTCCAGCGCGTGCGAAGCTCTCGCAGCAACAAATGGTGGCAATCCAAAGGCTCCGATTTCGCCTAG